Proteins encoded by one window of Chondromyces crocatus:
- a CDS encoding RHS repeat-associated core domain-containing protein: MHTACAPLDRTVVTLPADGLAFLLEGADPIQTGAEPGIFSPRRAAGLRGTVRTVDGTPLPDVTIALLDHPEHGTTRTFADGGFTMVARGGGSLVVTYQADGFLPAARRIDVPWQGYAHAPEVVLVPRDPRVTLLDLDTAPPYAEARGSVVTDADGTRQATVLFPPGTTADLLLPDGTLQPISTLSLRATEYTVGAQGPAAMPGELPPTSGYTYAVELSADEALAAGAVSIEFNQPIPFYVDNFLGFPAGTVVPMGYYDRARAAWIPSDNGRVIEIVDVSGGLAMLDTEGDGAPDDSATLDALGITPEEQAKLAQLYPPGHSLWRVPIQHFTPWDCNWPFGFPADACVPLSLTCSMEGGEGGEGGEVGEGGDESRDPDRSEPEPAACEEKGSIIDCENQVLGETLPIVGTPFSLHYRSDRAAGHAARSTMTIPLARGGVPASVKRIELHIEIAGRHLEQSFVCPCEASSETTFVWDGKDALGRETQGEQKVTVRIGYVYEGVYLAPDDFGPAFGAFAGAELSNSRTRSEVTTWKRWEGRLGGLTASALGLGGWRVDVHHVYSPGAEVLYLGDGRRRTGAALGTELRTVAGKGGTTGALGDGGPAVSAPLDTVSGVAVGPDGSVYLSSTGQARIRRVDPEGVIWAVAGTGVSGGAGDGGPALQAQVQAPRGLALGADGSLYVAEQGGHRVRKIAVDGTITTVAGDGTAGVSGDGGPATQAQLRNPFSVAVTDDGTLFIADTQNHRIRRVGMDGTITTVAGTGTAGFSGDGGLATAARLGSPRGVVVARDGGLFVVDHDNHRIRQVDRRGRITTFAGTGVAGTTGDGGPARAARLRNPTAAVLDAEGTLHVADSAGYLIRRITSEGVIHAVAGTGSCCDVPLPEGERALNARVGTIAQLALGPDGGLYTAEMVLHRVRRIARSPLPGVALTELAIPSEDARKAYVFSGTGRHLRTIDVRTGATLLGFHYDPAGLLTGIEDGDGALMTISRGASGTATGLTGAFGQTTTLSVDGEGLLAVVRNPASESTTLGYDTRGLLTRRTDALGREHSFAYDNLGRLTQDSDPAGGSKTLTRSGTGSGRAVSVTTALGRTTTYAVQRPGAADVQRSVTNSAGLLGTRGPGAAGQTAMQLPDGRTVRWSLAPDPVFGMLAPYRKQESVTTPGGRTLTVTRSRSATLSNPADPSSFVSLQDMTNINGKSFVDVYARGTRTTTRTTPAGRSFVMTTDLQGRVEQIVVAGMHPVQLTYGPHGRLDAMTQGMRTISHAYGPHGFRVSTTDPLGQVEGFILDPVGRVQEAQRPDGDVVLYEHDLVGNLVSVTPPGRPAHSFGYTALDMRASYTPPPPAAGPTTSTQWGYDLDGQLAMTTLPGGATLTHARDAAGRLSELAFAGETVARTYHPTTGKLTSITGPAGVDLNFSHDGELLTDVTWTGAISGTIHRVYDNDLKLAQEQVNGGHAVAFGRDPDGLLTSAGPLSLTRDPQNGLLTSITVGQVVETLSHDAYGEIIARSVTIDGAALMTVSYTRDLLGRIVEKTETLSGITHVTGYDYDLAGRLREVYLDSSLALHIDHDANGNPLARVTPDAVVEEQFDAQDRLLFQGDLAFTYDDAGNLQSRTDTATSDTTNYGYDDLGNLRQVTLPSGTVIDYVVDGLGRRVGKKVDGVLVKGWLYRDRLQPAAEIGPSGAVVARFIYGERINVPELMLKGGVVYRLVTDLVGSVRLVVDVMTAAIAQRLDYDAFGHLLLDTSPGFQPFGFAGGLYDSDTQLVRFGARDYDAEAARWTAKDPLLFDGGDTNLYAYALGDPVNRTDPTGRSAVVWEWFGQGVSVTGGVLLLPVAIPSLCILMALTLKSDAASEDGDEETRQYCESIRSVDIATCRGLKTSRGRAVCYSSANERYAACIVGRPMEGLVTWG; encoded by the coding sequence ATGCACACGGCCTGCGCGCCACTGGATCGCACGGTCGTCACCTTGCCAGCGGACGGGCTGGCATTCCTCCTCGAAGGCGCCGATCCCATCCAGACCGGCGCGGAGCCGGGGATCTTTTCCCCACGGCGCGCGGCTGGGCTTCGAGGCACGGTCCGCACCGTCGATGGCACCCCGTTGCCTGACGTCACCATTGCGCTCCTCGATCACCCCGAGCACGGGACGACGCGCACCTTTGCGGATGGTGGTTTCACGATGGTGGCTCGAGGGGGCGGTTCGCTCGTGGTCACCTACCAGGCCGATGGGTTCTTGCCGGCAGCCCGTCGGATCGACGTTCCGTGGCAAGGCTATGCGCACGCCCCGGAGGTCGTGCTCGTCCCACGCGATCCTCGGGTCACGCTGCTCGATCTCGATACCGCTCCTCCGTATGCCGAAGCCCGCGGCAGCGTCGTCACCGATGCCGACGGCACGCGCCAGGCCACGGTGCTGTTTCCGCCAGGTACGACAGCGGATCTCCTGCTGCCAGATGGGACGCTCCAGCCCATCAGCACGCTGAGCTTACGCGCGACCGAGTACACCGTCGGCGCGCAGGGCCCGGCGGCGATGCCCGGGGAGCTGCCGCCGACGAGCGGGTACACGTACGCCGTCGAGCTGAGCGCGGACGAAGCGCTCGCAGCAGGTGCGGTGAGCATCGAGTTCAACCAGCCGATCCCGTTCTACGTCGACAATTTCCTCGGATTTCCTGCCGGCACGGTGGTGCCCATGGGCTACTACGACCGCGCTCGCGCGGCGTGGATCCCGTCGGACAATGGGCGGGTGATCGAGATCGTCGACGTCTCGGGTGGCCTGGCGATGCTCGACACGGAGGGGGACGGTGCACCGGACGACAGCGCCACGCTCGATGCGCTCGGCATCACGCCGGAGGAGCAAGCGAAGCTCGCGCAGCTCTACCCACCCGGGCATTCGCTGTGGCGGGTGCCGATCCAGCATTTCACGCCGTGGGATTGCAACTGGCCGTTTGGCTTCCCGGCGGATGCCTGCGTCCCGCTGAGCCTGACCTGCTCGATGGAGGGCGGCGAGGGCGGCGAGGGCGGCGAGGTCGGCGAGGGGGGAGACGAGAGCCGCGATCCGGACCGGAGTGAGCCGGAGCCCGCGGCCTGTGAAGAGAAGGGCTCGATCATCGACTGCGAGAACCAGGTGCTCGGGGAGACGCTGCCGATCGTGGGGACGCCGTTCTCGCTGCACTACCGGAGTGATCGCGCGGCCGGTCATGCGGCGCGGAGCACGATGACGATCCCGCTCGCGCGTGGAGGCGTGCCTGCGTCGGTGAAGCGCATCGAGCTGCACATCGAGATCGCGGGGCGTCACCTCGAGCAGTCGTTCGTCTGTCCATGCGAGGCGAGCAGCGAGACGACCTTCGTATGGGACGGCAAGGATGCCTTGGGCCGCGAGACGCAGGGTGAGCAGAAGGTCACGGTGCGCATCGGGTATGTCTACGAGGGGGTGTACCTCGCTCCGGATGACTTCGGGCCTGCGTTCGGTGCGTTCGCAGGGGCGGAGCTCTCGAACAGCCGCACGCGCAGTGAGGTGACGACCTGGAAGCGATGGGAAGGGCGGCTCGGAGGGCTCACGGCGTCGGCGCTGGGGCTCGGCGGGTGGAGGGTGGATGTGCACCACGTCTACAGCCCGGGGGCGGAGGTGCTCTACCTGGGCGATGGGCGGCGGCGCACGGGGGCCGCGCTGGGCACGGAGCTGCGGACGGTCGCGGGCAAGGGGGGAACCACGGGGGCGCTCGGGGATGGGGGGCCTGCAGTCAGCGCGCCGCTGGATACCGTCTCCGGGGTGGCGGTCGGTCCGGATGGGAGCGTGTACCTCAGCTCGACGGGGCAGGCGCGCATCCGGCGGGTCGATCCGGAGGGGGTGATCTGGGCGGTCGCTGGGACGGGGGTGAGCGGTGGTGCGGGAGATGGGGGGCCGGCCTTGCAGGCGCAGGTACAGGCGCCGAGGGGGCTGGCGCTGGGCGCGGATGGGAGCCTCTACGTCGCGGAACAAGGTGGTCATCGGGTGCGCAAGATCGCGGTGGATGGGACGATCACCACGGTCGCTGGAGACGGGACGGCGGGGGTCTCGGGGGACGGGGGGCCGGCGACGCAGGCGCAGCTCCGGAATCCGTTCAGCGTTGCGGTGACCGACGACGGGACGCTGTTCATCGCCGACACGCAGAACCATCGGATCCGGCGGGTGGGGATGGATGGGACGATCACGACGGTTGCGGGGACCGGAACCGCGGGGTTCTCGGGGGATGGAGGGCTTGCGACGGCGGCTCGGCTGGGGAGTCCTCGAGGGGTCGTGGTCGCGCGGGATGGTGGGTTGTTCGTCGTCGACCACGACAACCACCGGATCCGGCAGGTCGATCGGCGGGGGAGGATCACCACGTTTGCGGGGACGGGTGTCGCGGGGACGACGGGGGATGGAGGGCCGGCGCGTGCGGCTCGGCTGCGGAACCCGACGGCTGCGGTGCTGGACGCGGAGGGGACGCTCCATGTGGCGGATAGCGCGGGCTACCTGATCCGGAGGATCACGTCGGAGGGGGTGATCCATGCGGTCGCCGGGACGGGGAGCTGCTGTGATGTTCCTCTGCCGGAGGGGGAGCGGGCCTTGAATGCGCGCGTCGGGACCATCGCGCAGCTCGCGCTGGGACCGGATGGGGGGCTCTACACGGCCGAGATGGTGCTGCACCGGGTGCGGCGCATCGCTCGGTCGCCGCTGCCTGGGGTGGCGCTCACCGAGCTGGCCATCCCGAGCGAGGATGCGCGGAAGGCGTACGTGTTCAGCGGGACGGGGCGGCACCTGCGCACGATCGATGTGCGGACGGGCGCGACGCTGCTGGGGTTTCATTACGATCCGGCGGGGTTGCTCACGGGGATCGAGGATGGGGATGGGGCGCTGATGACGATCTCGCGGGGGGCCAGCGGGACGGCCACGGGGCTCACTGGAGCGTTCGGGCAGACCACCACGTTGAGTGTCGATGGGGAGGGGTTGCTGGCAGTCGTGAGGAACCCGGCCAGCGAGAGCACCACCCTCGGCTACGACACCCGCGGGCTGCTCACGCGGCGCACCGATGCGCTCGGCCGCGAGCACAGCTTTGCGTACGACAACCTGGGGCGGCTCACGCAAGACAGCGATCCTGCTGGCGGGAGCAAGACGCTGACGCGCAGTGGGACCGGGAGCGGGCGTGCCGTGAGCGTGACGACGGCGCTCGGTCGGACCACCACCTATGCGGTCCAGCGTCCGGGGGCGGCTGACGTGCAACGCAGCGTCACCAACAGCGCCGGGCTGCTGGGGACGAGGGGTCCTGGTGCTGCTGGCCAGACGGCGATGCAGCTTCCGGACGGGCGCACGGTGCGCTGGTCGCTGGCGCCGGATCCGGTGTTCGGGATGCTCGCGCCTTACCGGAAGCAAGAGAGCGTCACCACGCCGGGGGGCCGGACGCTCACGGTGACGCGCTCGCGCAGTGCCACGCTGTCGAACCCTGCCGACCCGTCGAGTTTCGTGTCGCTTCAGGACATGACGAACATCAACGGAAAGTCGTTCGTCGACGTATATGCACGCGGCACACGGACGACGACACGCACGACACCGGCAGGCCGGAGCTTCGTCATGACGACGGATCTGCAAGGCCGGGTCGAGCAGATCGTGGTAGCAGGAATGCATCCCGTGCAGCTCACCTACGGGCCCCACGGACGCCTCGACGCCATGACACAGGGGATGCGCACGATCTCGCATGCCTACGGTCCGCACGGGTTTCGGGTCAGCACGACCGATCCGCTCGGGCAGGTGGAGGGGTTCATCCTCGATCCGGTGGGGCGCGTGCAGGAGGCACAGCGGCCGGATGGTGACGTGGTGCTCTACGAGCATGACCTCGTCGGGAACCTGGTCTCGGTCACGCCGCCGGGCCGACCTGCGCACAGCTTCGGGTACACCGCGCTGGATATGCGGGCGTCGTACACTCCGCCGCCGCCGGCCGCTGGGCCGACGACATCGACGCAATGGGGCTATGACCTCGACGGTCAGCTCGCCATGACGACCCTGCCTGGTGGCGCGACGCTGACCCATGCGCGGGATGCGGCGGGGCGCTTGTCCGAGCTGGCGTTTGCTGGGGAAACCGTTGCACGCACGTACCACCCGACCACGGGCAAGCTCACGTCCATCACGGGGCCTGCTGGCGTTGATTTGAACTTCAGTCATGACGGCGAGCTGCTCACCGACGTCACGTGGACAGGCGCCATCAGCGGCACCATCCATCGGGTTTACGACAACGATCTAAAGCTTGCGCAGGAGCAGGTGAACGGCGGGCATGCCGTGGCGTTCGGGCGGGATCCTGATGGGCTGCTCACGAGTGCTGGACCACTCAGCCTCACACGCGATCCCCAGAACGGCTTGCTCACGAGCATCACCGTCGGGCAGGTGGTCGAGACGTTGAGCCATGATGCTTACGGGGAGATCATCGCGCGGAGCGTGACGATCGATGGCGCTGCCCTGATGACGGTCAGCTACACCCGCGACCTGCTTGGCCGCATCGTCGAGAAGACCGAGACGCTGAGCGGGATCACCCACGTCACCGGCTACGACTACGATCTCGCGGGCCGGCTTCGCGAGGTCTACCTCGACAGCAGCCTGGCGCTTCACATCGACCACGATGCCAATGGCAATCCGCTCGCCCGCGTCACCCCTGATGCCGTGGTCGAGGAGCAATTCGATGCGCAGGATCGTCTGCTCTTCCAGGGTGATCTCGCCTTCACCTACGACGACGCGGGCAACCTTCAGAGCCGCACCGACACCGCGACCAGCGACACGACAAACTACGGCTACGACGACCTCGGCAACCTGCGCCAGGTGACGCTGCCCAGCGGAACGGTGATCGACTACGTCGTCGATGGCCTCGGGCGCCGTGTCGGGAAAAAGGTCGACGGTGTGCTGGTGAAGGGCTGGCTCTACCGCGACAGGCTCCAGCCGGCTGCCGAGATAGGCCCGAGTGGTGCGGTCGTTGCCCGCTTCATCTACGGTGAGAGGATCAATGTTCCGGAATTGATGCTCAAGGGGGGAGTCGTGTATCGGCTGGTCACCGATCTGGTCGGTAGCGTGCGTCTTGTAGTCGACGTCATGACGGCCGCCATTGCACAACGTCTTGATTACGACGCCTTCGGCCACCTCTTGCTCGACACCAGTCCAGGCTTTCAGCCGTTCGGCTTCGCGGGAGGATTGTACGATTCAGACACGCAGCTCGTGAGGTTCGGCGCGCGCGACTACGACGCCGAGGCGGCCCGGTGGACGGCCAAGGATCCGCTTCTTTTCGACGGTGGCGATACCAATCTCTACGCCTATGCGCTGGGTGACCCGGTGAATCGGACAGATCCGACCGGGCGGTCAGCCGTGGTGTGGGAGTGGTTTGGACAAGGGGTCTCGGTGACTGGCGGCGTACTCCTTCTGCCGGTGGCGATACCAAGTCTATGCATCCTGATGGCTTTGACGCTGAAAAGCGATGCAGCCTCCGAGGACGGCGACGAGGAAACGCGCCAGTATTGTGAGTCGATCCGAAGTGTCGACATCGCGACATGCAGAGGACTGAAAACGAGTAGAGGAAGGGCGGTTTGCTACTCCAGCGCAAACGAGCGGTATGCAGCCTGTATCGTTGGCAGACCGATGGAGGGTCTTGTCACGTGGGGGTAG
- a CDS encoding DUF6968 family protein: MKRTSKDRPLAVRNLQIRNEEGKNTALVAEIYPPTRQYAGMPWECRYRITGLQPSPIEGMSAGEDGIQSLHHCIQDIANRMDAEVTRGRVSYPDGERFDNLELCRETIASKRPKRNRSSLPTDASLVREIRKVAAAVHEDPVGVRRALRVLRRRASAQGLIADVLLCLESELAAARVLRDDALELRLLRSIAQSQPSAANLAALADALVQHGHARAARAWLARAAAVVESGTRLERLILHKIEREGRKPDSDSPE; encoded by the coding sequence ATGAAACGCACGTCAAAGGACCGTCCACTCGCAGTGCGTAATCTACAGATCCGCAACGAGGAGGGGAAGAACACCGCACTCGTCGCTGAAATCTACCCTCCGACACGACAATACGCTGGCATGCCGTGGGAGTGCCGTTACCGGATCACCGGCCTCCAACCAAGTCCTATCGAAGGAATGAGCGCAGGAGAGGATGGCATTCAGTCACTGCACCACTGCATTCAGGATATTGCAAATAGGATGGACGCGGAGGTCACCCGAGGAAGGGTTTCGTATCCAGACGGAGAAAGGTTCGACAACCTGGAGCTTTGCCGAGAGACCATCGCCAGCAAACGCCCGAAAAGGAACAGATCATCGCTCCCCACAGATGCATCGCTTGTGCGAGAGATTCGAAAGGTCGCGGCGGCTGTACATGAAGATCCTGTGGGCGTACGAAGGGCACTACGCGTACTGCGTCGGCGGGCATCCGCCCAGGGACTCATTGCAGATGTCCTCCTATGTCTCGAAAGTGAACTGGCCGCTGCAAGGGTATTGCGTGACGATGCTCTCGAGTTGCGGCTGCTCCGTAGCATCGCGCAAAGCCAGCCCTCAGCGGCCAATCTCGCTGCGCTTGCAGATGCACTCGTACAGCATGGCCATGCCCGTGCTGCACGAGCATGGCTCGCGAGAGCTGCCGCTGTCGTGGAGTCAGGAACGAGGCTCGAGCGCCTCATCCTCCATAAGATCGAACGAGAGGGTCGGAAGCCGGACTCGGATAGCCCCGAATGA
- a CDS encoding acyl carrier protein, with protein sequence MDSPLSFQELHRDENRHRCLDLVADLAGVTPDRLDPTQPFEALGLRVERVLRAVEEGLGVLFQDGVEASIPTVGALLQAVEVLSTERLFLWPDPGAKGDVPAWRRSVRGCLAQLDRSGRVADALGAPETTSPRVVLSHGKAETVRLDGPCTHQEGVPTVEGIALIGLPEEVVLEAGARYEVEGWLRLEPDQVPRLEVFSVARRDRAERAFGAWRLSAFASLGATDRDAHAGFEVLSATLGGHAAVSMVRSVGKRAELTQAELRGLWTRLGETEGDGSIFDVWDEVKRNVAAMDADALSELPRERTALLVELERRMTRASDPRDKGLFTGGCTLVLAEGSARGSIVGLHRVVLVHEGRAAIVGWEHSARREAARTHGEEMAQGVPGNISCSSFEQGYEEKPPPFEVAIPEGARLLLVSGGCLEAELGAFEAAVVLGEPQRIAEALASLSAPVGRPSGLVCIEAAAVPRPLVAVARGARAYGAGCAGGLRDRYVREGLLPRWAKPTPSHVARRLPLPGWVTVDARHAEGAHFEDPRFDGMFLRGPGSAACEEGELYRVEGWIEASFPSRRVNELHPVAVEARRAGPVRVTPHVSVRAHRGRMRRRTHLDETLVAPPIARFDALLVGDARSTTLLGVATDEEDTPVLERLRDAFRSRGRGARPPSLFTVLDDADAPCAGGPMDLGSPGAPRRRALAAMALQEAAALAVVRFQGGGVRASCGPDMRLGRVGGSEITWLDADPERAPETPLDPGAVLVLAWGGVLALPSSVLAESAARGESALAHVCETWPALDTGDWGFVWIVVGGSG encoded by the coding sequence TTGGACTCCCCCCTCTCCTTCCAGGAACTGCACCGTGACGAGAACCGACACCGCTGTCTCGACCTCGTCGCAGACCTCGCGGGCGTGACACCCGACCGGCTGGACCCGACGCAGCCTTTCGAGGCGCTCGGGCTGCGGGTCGAGCGGGTGCTCCGCGCCGTCGAGGAGGGGCTCGGGGTGCTGTTCCAGGACGGCGTGGAGGCGTCCATCCCGACGGTGGGTGCGCTGCTCCAGGCGGTCGAGGTGCTCTCGACGGAGCGGCTGTTCCTGTGGCCGGACCCGGGCGCGAAGGGCGATGTGCCGGCGTGGCGGCGGTCGGTTCGAGGGTGCCTGGCGCAGCTCGATCGCAGTGGACGGGTGGCCGATGCGCTGGGGGCGCCGGAGACGACGTCTCCGCGCGTGGTGCTGTCGCACGGGAAGGCCGAGACGGTGCGCCTCGATGGCCCTTGCACGCACCAGGAGGGGGTGCCGACCGTCGAGGGGATCGCGTTGATCGGCTTGCCGGAAGAGGTCGTTCTGGAGGCAGGGGCGAGGTACGAGGTCGAGGGGTGGCTTCGCCTCGAGCCCGACCAGGTGCCGCGGCTGGAGGTGTTCTCGGTCGCGCGGCGGGACAGGGCCGAGCGCGCCTTCGGGGCGTGGCGGCTGTCGGCGTTCGCGTCGCTCGGGGCAACCGATCGGGACGCGCACGCGGGGTTCGAGGTGCTGAGCGCGACGCTGGGAGGGCATGCGGCGGTGTCCATGGTCCGGAGCGTCGGGAAGCGGGCGGAGCTCACGCAAGCCGAGCTGCGGGGGCTCTGGACGCGGCTCGGAGAGACGGAGGGGGATGGGTCGATCTTCGACGTGTGGGACGAGGTGAAGCGGAACGTGGCGGCGATGGACGCGGACGCGCTGTCCGAGCTGCCACGCGAGCGCACGGCGTTGCTCGTGGAGCTGGAGCGGCGGATGACGCGCGCGTCCGATCCGCGGGACAAGGGGCTGTTCACCGGGGGCTGCACGCTGGTGCTCGCGGAAGGGAGCGCGCGGGGGTCCATCGTGGGGCTGCACCGGGTGGTGCTGGTGCACGAAGGGCGGGCGGCGATCGTCGGGTGGGAGCACAGTGCGCGCCGGGAGGCGGCGCGGACGCACGGGGAGGAGATGGCGCAGGGGGTCCCCGGGAACATCTCGTGCTCGTCGTTCGAGCAAGGGTACGAGGAGAAGCCGCCGCCGTTCGAGGTCGCGATCCCGGAAGGGGCGCGGCTCTTGCTCGTGTCGGGGGGATGCCTGGAGGCCGAGCTGGGCGCCTTCGAGGCGGCCGTGGTGCTGGGTGAGCCGCAGCGGATCGCCGAGGCGCTGGCGTCGCTGTCCGCGCCCGTGGGGCGGCCTTCGGGGCTGGTCTGCATCGAGGCGGCGGCGGTGCCGCGTCCACTCGTGGCCGTGGCGCGAGGGGCGCGGGCGTACGGAGCTGGGTGCGCGGGAGGGCTGCGCGATCGGTACGTGCGGGAAGGGCTCTTGCCGCGCTGGGCGAAGCCGACGCCCTCGCACGTGGCGCGAAGGCTCCCCCTGCCGGGCTGGGTCACGGTCGATGCGCGCCACGCTGAAGGAGCCCACTTCGAGGATCCGCGCTTCGATGGGATGTTCCTGCGGGGTCCAGGCAGCGCGGCGTGCGAGGAGGGGGAGCTCTACCGGGTCGAGGGCTGGATCGAGGCGTCGTTCCCGTCGAGGCGGGTGAACGAGCTGCATCCCGTGGCGGTGGAGGCGCGGCGGGCAGGGCCGGTGCGCGTCACGCCGCACGTGTCGGTGCGGGCCCATCGAGGCCGGATGCGGCGCCGGACGCACCTCGACGAGACGCTGGTGGCGCCGCCCATCGCGCGCTTCGATGCGCTGCTCGTCGGGGACGCGCGGTCGACGACGCTGCTGGGCGTGGCCACGGACGAGGAGGACACGCCGGTGCTGGAGCGCTTGCGGGACGCGTTCCGGTCGCGGGGGCGAGGGGCGAGGCCGCCGTCGCTGTTCACCGTGCTCGATGACGCCGACGCGCCGTGCGCAGGGGGGCCGATGGATCTGGGCTCACCGGGCGCGCCGAGGCGGCGGGCGCTGGCCGCCATGGCGCTGCAGGAGGCAGCGGCGCTCGCGGTGGTGCGCTTCCAGGGGGGTGGGGTGCGCGCGTCGTGCGGGCCGGACATGCGGCTCGGGCGCGTCGGCGGCAGCGAGATCACGTGGCTCGATGCGGATCCCGAGCGCGCGCCCGAGACGCCGCTCGACCCTGGCGCGGTGCTGGTGCTGGCCTGGGGCGGGGTGCTGGCGCTGCCTTCGAGCGTGCTGGCGGAGAGCGCGGCACGCGGGGAATCCGCGCTCGCGCACGTCTGCGAGACGTGGCCGGCACTCGACACGGGGGACTGGGGGTTCGTCTGGATCGTGGTTGGTGGCTCAGGCTGA
- a CDS encoding DNA (cytosine-5-)-methyltransferase produces MKTVGLFAGVGGLERGLARSGHTTELLCEIEVGAQAVLREKFRDVKLHDDVTTLRKLPRDVDLVVGGFPCQDLSQAGKTAGIEGARSGLVGEVFRLLKRHDVPWVVLENVPFMLQLSKGRAMEVIVTAIEALGYKWAYRVVDSRAFGVPQRRERVYLVATRDGDPRDVLFVDDVGEPPTEVVSWRRANGFYWTEGIRGLGWANDAVPTLKGGSTLGIPSPPAIILPNRDRDIVTPHIRDAERMQGFEAGWTEASENVMKRGHRWKLVGNAVTVDAAEWLGRRLRAPESRGRDVASKPLMRTGAWPRAAFNVGEGRHCAEISAWPERREREPMHTFLQHPPKLLSEKATGGFFSRTARSALKFPDGFLERIEHHYERMKSGHTSLEQAAV; encoded by the coding sequence ATGAAGACCGTTGGTCTTTTCGCAGGGGTGGGCGGGCTGGAACGCGGCCTTGCACGCTCAGGGCACACGACCGAACTCCTGTGTGAGATCGAGGTCGGGGCTCAGGCCGTACTCCGAGAGAAGTTTCGTGACGTGAAACTGCACGACGACGTCACGACATTGCGCAAGCTACCGCGCGACGTCGATCTGGTCGTCGGAGGCTTCCCCTGCCAGGATCTCTCACAAGCCGGCAAGACTGCAGGCATCGAGGGAGCGAGGTCTGGCCTCGTCGGCGAGGTGTTCCGCCTCCTGAAGCGTCACGACGTGCCCTGGGTCGTGCTCGAGAACGTCCCGTTCATGCTCCAGCTGTCGAAGGGCCGTGCGATGGAGGTCATCGTCACCGCGATCGAGGCGTTGGGTTACAAGTGGGCCTATCGCGTCGTGGATTCCCGAGCGTTCGGAGTACCCCAGCGACGTGAGCGCGTGTACCTCGTGGCGACGCGCGACGGAGATCCGCGGGATGTGCTCTTCGTCGACGACGTCGGCGAACCTCCGACGGAGGTCGTCTCCTGGCGCCGTGCGAACGGCTTCTATTGGACGGAAGGAATCCGCGGGCTCGGGTGGGCCAACGATGCGGTACCGACCTTGAAGGGAGGCTCCACCCTCGGCATCCCGTCCCCCCCTGCGATCATCTTGCCGAACCGCGACCGCGACATCGTCACGCCGCACATTCGAGACGCGGAGCGGATGCAGGGATTCGAAGCCGGTTGGACCGAGGCATCGGAGAACGTCATGAAACGCGGCCACCGATGGAAGCTCGTCGGCAACGCCGTCACGGTCGACGCGGCGGAGTGGTTGGGCCGCCGCCTCCGCGCTCCGGAGAGCAGAGGACGAGACGTTGCGAGCAAACCGCTGATGCGTACCGGTGCATGGCCACGGGCGGCTTTCAACGTCGGTGAAGGCCGACATTGCGCCGAGATTTCGGCTTGGCCCGAGAGACGCGAACGGGAGCCGATGCACACCTTCCTCCAGCATCCGCCAAAGCTGCTTTCAGAGAAGGCGACGGGGGGATTTTTCAGTCGCACGGCAAGGAGCGCATTGAAATTCCCCGATGGGTTTCTCGAGCGCATTGAACACCACTACGAACGAATGAAGAGTGGTCACACGTCGCTCGAACAGGCAGCGGTATGA
- a CDS encoding DNA mismatch endonuclease Vsr codes for MPKPRLKVDAKTSARLGAIRQHGTAAELAVRAALNGLGIRFRVQNRDLPGSPDIANRSRRWAIFVHGCFWHRHEGCKRTTTPTRNREFWLAKFETNVARDARVVDELRQRAYAVLVVWECETRQSDALQEILAEFFASQVVSAESRSPRSRSRSRT; via the coding sequence GTGCCAAAGCCGAGACTGAAGGTCGACGCAAAGACGTCTGCACGCCTCGGGGCCATCCGCCAGCATGGGACGGCGGCAGAGCTCGCGGTACGGGCAGCATTGAATGGTCTGGGCATTCGCTTCCGGGTCCAGAACCGCGACCTTCCCGGGTCGCCCGACATCGCCAACCGCAGTCGCAGATGGGCGATCTTCGTGCACGGCTGCTTCTGGCACCGGCACGAAGGCTGTAAGCGCACGACGACGCCCACGAGAAACCGCGAGTTCTGGTTGGCCAAGTTCGAGACGAACGTCGCCCGGGATGCCCGAGTCGTCGATGAACTCAGGCAGCGCGCCTACGCCGTCCTCGTCGTATGGGAGTGCGAAACACGCCAATCGGATGCGCTTCAGGAGATCCTGGCAGAGTTCTTCGCATCTCAGGTCGTAAGCGCCGAAAGCCGATCTCCGAGGTCGCGCAGTCGATCACGCACCTGA